One Ornithorhynchus anatinus isolate Pmale09 chromosome 2, mOrnAna1.pri.v4, whole genome shotgun sequence DNA segment encodes these proteins:
- the LOC100079619 gene encoding dynein light chain 1, cytoplasmic encodes MCDRKAVIKNADMSEEMQQDSVECATQALEKYNIEKDIAAHIKKEFDKKYNPTWHCIVGRNFGSYVTHETKHFIYFYLGQVAILLFKSG; translated from the exons ATGTGCGACCGAAAAGCCGTGATCAAAAATGCGGATATGTCGGAGGAGATGCAGCAGGACTCGGTGGAATGTGCCACTCAGGCCCTGGAGAAATACAATATAGAGAAGGACATAGCAGCTCATATCAAGAAG gagTTTGACAAGAAGTACAATCCCACCTGGCACTGCATTGTGGGGAGGAACTTCGGTAGCTATGTGACACACGAGACTAAACACTTCATCTACTTCTACCTGGGCCAAGTTGCCATTCTTCTGTTCAAATCCGGTTAA